In bacterium, a genomic segment contains:
- a CDS encoding MBL fold metallo-hydrolase: MFFRQVRAGGDRNFSYIIADEETGHTAVIDPSFSPNEELAILRGGHLNLTYIINTHDHFDHTGGNAVLAKETGAKIAMHESARSHHDIDLRDGDTLMLGSLVLRVIHTPGHTGDSICLLAGNELVTGDTLFVGKVGGTGYGQDARNEYESLHRKLMTLPPETRVWPGHDYGVRPSSTIGDELRENPFILRDSFESFVELKRNWLEYKRIHGIT; encoded by the coding sequence ATGTTTTTCAGACAGGTACGGGCCGGAGGAGACCGTAATTTCTCATACATCATCGCCGACGAGGAAACCGGCCACACAGCGGTGATCGATCCTTCATTCTCGCCGAACGAGGAACTCGCTATATTACGGGGCGGGCATTTAAACCTGACTTACATTATCAACACCCACGATCATTTTGACCATACAGGCGGGAACGCTGTTCTCGCAAAGGAAACCGGAGCAAAAATCGCCATGCACGAATCGGCGCGGTCGCACCATGACATCGATCTCCGGGACGGCGATACGCTTATGCTCGGCTCGCTTGTTTTACGGGTGATTCACACTCCCGGACACACCGGTGATTCGATATGCCTGCTCGCCGGAAACGAGCTTGTAACCGGTGATACCCTCTTTGTCGGGAAGGTCGGCGGCACGGGCTACGGTCAGGATGCCCGGAACGAGTATGAAAGCCTTCACCGCAAGCTCATGACACTCCCGCCGGAGACACGGGTCTGGCCCGGCCATGACTATGGAGTAAGGCCATCTTCGACCATCGGGGACGAATTGCGTGAAAACCCGTTTATACTCCGCGATTCGTTCGAATCGTTTGTGGAGTTGAAACGCAACTGGCTCGAATACAAGCGGATACACGGAATCACCTGA
- a CDS encoding ATP-binding protein: protein MEQERAREIFEMLKVKKEESINEFILSRKAEELFLDFKRSADNGAGEKLHHIDRNHLAKSISGFGNSEGGVIVWGVDCSRDFDGADVAKAKFPLENVDRFVSLLHSAISGCTIPPHSEVEILGIREKGKKSGFAASLIPKSMKAPHQVIYNMHYYMRAGSNFVPVPHAILSGLFGRRPEARIGLNYGVKTLKASDDTIECSLGFNIINNGRGIARDTYLIIEVLNLPGPCCTFSANLTDENWTYTSNYRYKFIYICKEHYRIPPSGLVTPVDMNFTFARPFERDLRLRVTTGCEGSETIISELGTSGDLIEAHVREILSKEQNGRPTGHYDSIKRIFNIK, encoded by the coding sequence ATGGAACAGGAACGGGCGCGCGAAATATTCGAGATGCTCAAGGTGAAAAAGGAAGAATCGATCAACGAATTCATCCTTTCCCGCAAGGCAGAGGAGCTGTTCCTCGACTTCAAACGCTCCGCCGATAACGGAGCCGGTGAAAAGCTGCACCACATCGACCGTAACCACCTTGCCAAATCGATATCCGGCTTCGGAAATTCCGAGGGCGGTGTCATCGTCTGGGGTGTCGATTGTTCGCGGGATTTCGATGGCGCCGATGTGGCCAAGGCGAAATTTCCCCTTGAAAACGTGGATCGATTCGTTTCACTGCTGCACAGTGCAATATCGGGCTGCACAATCCCTCCGCATTCCGAAGTGGAGATTCTCGGAATAAGGGAAAAGGGTAAAAAATCGGGATTCGCCGCTTCACTTATTCCAAAGAGTATGAAAGCTCCCCACCAGGTCATCTATAACATGCACTATTACATGAGGGCCGGATCGAACTTCGTGCCTGTTCCCCATGCCATCCTGTCGGGCCTGTTCGGGAGAAGACCGGAAGCGCGGATCGGTCTGAATTATGGCGTTAAAACACTCAAGGCAAGCGATGACACGATCGAGTGCTCTCTGGGATTCAACATCATCAATAACGGCCGGGGAATCGCCCGCGACACCTATCTCATCATCGAGGTATTGAACCTTCCGGGCCCCTGCTGCACGTTTTCCGCGAATCTGACCGATGAGAACTGGACATACACGAGCAATTACCGGTATAAATTCATCTATATCTGCAAGGAGCACTACCGGATTCCCCCATCCGGTCTCGTCACACCGGTTGATATGAATTTCACCTTCGCCCGGCCGTTCGAACGTGATCTGAGGCTGCGCGTCACAACGGGGTGCGAGGGCTCGGAGACCATCATCTCCGAACTGGGCACATCGGGAGACCTCATCGAGGCTCATGTCAGGGAGATTCTGAGCAAGGAACAGAACGGCCGACCGACCGGTCATTATGACAGTATCAAACGAATTTTCAACATCAAGTAA
- a CDS encoding DMT family transporter, translated as MRHDNRFGLPDIAMIVTCFMWGINAVITKNAVGNSPETFRIFIYNGLRIPIGAMLLVGAMKLSGGSLAVQKRHIPYIAALAFFGMFMFMIAFIVGISLTSSANAGIITGTTPLLILVVSFFSGIERPSVRTVTGITVGFCGMLALTFKQGGITFNTGDFLLFCSSLFWAFHTVYGKKVLTVYSPVAAMIWIYIFTSIYQLPLIIYQIPGQALSTVTPINWFYLAVSAIGSIFLANGLYYYSITKIGPSKVGVYTNLTPVFTLILAVIIRGESIDRYQIAGLLFIIMGIAIAKSGYRVSDSR; from the coding sequence ATGCGTCACGACAACCGTTTCGGACTACCTGATATCGCGATGATAGTCACCTGTTTTATGTGGGGTATCAACGCTGTTATCACGAAAAACGCTGTCGGGAATTCGCCGGAAACCTTCAGGATTTTTATCTATAACGGGTTGAGGATACCTATCGGGGCAATGCTCCTTGTCGGCGCCATGAAACTGTCGGGAGGCTCGCTCGCTGTTCAGAAGCGCCATATCCCGTATATTGCAGCGCTCGCGTTCTTCGGCATGTTCATGTTCATGATCGCCTTCATCGTCGGTATTTCACTTACCAGTTCGGCCAATGCCGGCATCATCACGGGAACCACACCGCTGCTCATTCTCGTGGTTTCCTTTTTCTCGGGAATCGAGCGTCCATCGGTCAGAACGGTAACCGGCATTACAGTCGGGTTTTGCGGAATGCTTGCCCTGACCTTCAAACAGGGTGGAATTACCTTTAATACTGGAGATTTTCTCCTTTTCTGCTCATCGCTTTTCTGGGCATTTCATACGGTGTACGGGAAAAAAGTACTTACGGTGTATTCCCCTGTCGCGGCTATGATCTGGATTTATATATTCACATCGATATATCAGCTTCCGCTTATTATTTATCAGATTCCCGGGCAGGCATTATCCACTGTTACCCCGATAAACTGGTTTTACCTCGCCGTTTCGGCGATCGGATCGATTTTCCTGGCCAACGGGCTCTACTACTACTCAATCACCAAAATCGGTCCCTCAAAAGTAGGTGTGTACACCAATCTTACACCTGTTTTTACCCTCATTCTCGCGGTCATCATTCGCGGTGAATCCATAGACCGGTATCAGATCGCAGGCCTTCTGTTCATTATTATGGGGATTGCGATAGCGAAATCGGGATACAGGGTATCGGATTCCCGCTGA
- a CDS encoding OmpA family protein: MFRFILGGIFVFFAVFVHNGRLNAQYAGFSTTVEGGRGLMYMQSAETYGKGKLVIGMKTLVMEKESNVANPDGRTFRLRKDYPSIAALPISFGMTDEIDLNVSFYGFHDTRTLVSQEDVRLGYGDPQTGFGSTRIGAKIRLPLKREFPLQIAGKFGAMLDTSQEEADGMNYRWSRMGTDIEASLYETLRIFSFMSLSLEEGYIVSGSDVYDDKVVGALGLNVRFKDRCSLNLELNNRTFLGVGPLSTYQALEKPWLFETVNGVPGIGNPALLKDDKADFMEDFFIFSPSIALRLTKHIAIDFGVNYNLADQVEPKEKLQAVVGITFNTVIRSLIDSDRDGINDKADKEPYTPKGFPVDSRGIAIDTDVDGVPDGKDLEPDTPLGAKTDANGVGIDTDGDGIYDGIDMEPDTPAGSPVDKFGVALDDDRDGVPNILDEEPQTPIGAVVDETGKAIDSDEDGIPDGIDMEPSTPKGALVDKFGVGIDTDEDGVPNGIDEEPNTEKGILVDKRGRGLIKHEVDLLREGLIHLTTVQFNPGTAVLNPESYPALNEIGQILIKYNTLTIQIEGHTDNTGDIKTNLKLSRDRAYAVKDYLLENFPMIDQKRLRAVGFGSDKPIAPNSTIEGRNANRRVDFIIINRDELIKK; encoded by the coding sequence ATGTTTCGTTTCATTCTTGGCGGAATATTTGTCTTTTTTGCCGTTTTCGTGCATAATGGCAGGCTGAATGCCCAGTACGCGGGCTTTTCAACGACTGTCGAAGGCGGTAGAGGCCTCATGTACATGCAGTCCGCCGAAACATATGGCAAGGGGAAGCTGGTTATCGGAATGAAAACCCTTGTGATGGAAAAGGAATCCAATGTCGCCAATCCGGACGGAAGAACGTTCCGGTTGCGCAAGGATTATCCATCCATAGCTGCATTACCGATCTCTTTCGGGATGACCGATGAAATCGACCTGAATGTTTCCTTTTACGGTTTCCACGACACACGGACACTCGTTTCACAGGAAGATGTCCGGCTTGGTTATGGTGATCCCCAGACCGGCTTCGGTTCAACCCGTATCGGCGCAAAAATCCGCCTCCCCCTGAAACGCGAATTTCCTCTCCAGATCGCCGGGAAATTCGGTGCCATGCTCGACACATCCCAGGAGGAAGCGGACGGTATGAATTACCGGTGGTCGCGGATGGGCACGGATATTGAGGCATCTCTTTACGAGACACTCAGAATCTTTTCGTTCATGAGCCTCAGCCTTGAAGAAGGATATATAGTATCGGGATCGGACGTTTATGACGATAAAGTGGTCGGCGCTCTCGGATTGAATGTGCGTTTCAAAGACCGCTGTTCACTAAATCTCGAACTCAACAACCGGACGTTTCTCGGAGTCGGGCCGCTTTCGACGTATCAGGCTCTCGAAAAACCCTGGCTTTTTGAAACGGTGAACGGGGTACCCGGCATTGGTAATCCCGCTCTTTTAAAAGACGATAAAGCCGATTTCATGGAAGACTTTTTTATATTTTCTCCGTCGATCGCTCTGCGTCTTACAAAGCACATAGCGATAGATTTCGGAGTTAATTATAATCTGGCCGACCAGGTGGAACCGAAAGAGAAGCTGCAGGCAGTGGTCGGTATAACCTTTAACACGGTGATTCGCTCCCTGATCGATTCGGACAGAGACGGCATAAATGACAAAGCCGACAAGGAACCTTATACGCCGAAAGGGTTTCCGGTAGACAGCCGCGGAATAGCGATTGATACCGATGTTGACGGCGTTCCGGACGGCAAGGACCTTGAGCCCGATACGCCGCTCGGCGCAAAAACCGACGCTAACGGTGTCGGTATCGATACCGATGGCGACGGTATTTATGACGGTATCGACATGGAGCCGGATACTCCGGCTGGTTCGCCGGTCGATAAATTCGGTGTTGCCCTTGACGATGATCGTGACGGGGTACCAAACATACTCGATGAGGAACCGCAGACACCCATAGGTGCGGTTGTCGATGAAACAGGGAAAGCGATTGATTCGGACGAGGATGGCATCCCGGACGGCATCGACATGGAACCGTCTACCCCGAAGGGCGCACTTGTCGACAAATTCGGTGTCGGAATCGATACCGACGAGGATGGTGTTCCCAATGGAATCGATGAGGAGCCGAATACCGAAAAGGGAATCCTCGTCGACAAGCGGGGCCGTGGCCTCATAAAACATGAAGTTGATCTTCTCCGGGAGGGTTTGATACATCTTACAACAGTTCAGTTCAATCCCGGTACTGCCGTTTTAAATCCGGAATCATATCCGGCGCTTAACGAAATCGGGCAGATTCTCATCAAGTACAATACCCTTACGATTCAGATCGAAGGCCATACGGACAACACGGGAGATATCAAAACAAATCTCAAACTTTCAAGAGATCGGGCTTATGCGGTGAAAGACTACCTGCTTGAGAATTTTCCGATGATCGATCAGAAACGCCTGCGCGCAGTCGGGTTCGGCTCGGATAAACCGATAGCCCCAAACTCGACTATCGAGGGAAGAAATGCCAACCGAAGAGTTGATTTCATAATAATTAATCGAGATGAACTTATTAAAAAATAA
- a CDS encoding DMT family transporter, which yields MTCICWGLNFVITKSATGSDPGTFRIFIFNIIRFPAASALLFLTAKIRHEKVLFRGKDMAAVALLSFLGTFLYQILYMIGQTHTSSANVGIVYGFSPLLILGISVLAKIERPTVFTIAGVIMGFSGLCIILFHGGSRLTVDRGSFLMLLAIACWASYSVFGKPIVDRYPPVTTTAWILLFGALYQLPLALWQLPDQQWALLSGTSILFVALSAFFSLYIGYTLFYYSIARIGPAKAGVYTNLTPVFTLIFAALIRNEKISFLQVFGLSIIVIGIGITKIRRREKSL from the coding sequence ATAACGTGCATCTGCTGGGGGCTGAATTTTGTCATCACGAAATCTGCAACCGGCAGCGATCCCGGGACTTTCAGAATATTCATCTTCAATATCATACGATTCCCCGCCGCATCGGCGCTTCTCTTCCTTACGGCAAAAATTCGCCATGAAAAAGTCCTGTTCCGCGGGAAAGACATGGCGGCTGTTGCGCTCCTGTCTTTTCTCGGAACATTTCTTTACCAGATTCTCTATATGATCGGCCAGACCCATACAAGCTCGGCAAACGTGGGGATCGTCTACGGTTTTTCACCGCTCCTTATTCTCGGCATATCCGTCCTGGCAAAAATCGAGCGGCCAACCGTTTTTACCATTGCCGGTGTTATCATGGGTTTTTCCGGGCTGTGCATCATTCTTTTTCATGGCGGCAGCAGGCTCACGGTTGACAGGGGTTCTTTCCTCATGCTTCTGGCCATCGCGTGCTGGGCGAGCTATTCCGTTTTCGGAAAACCCATTGTAGACAGATATCCGCCGGTCACAACAACAGCATGGATACTGCTTTTCGGGGCGCTCTATCAGCTGCCCCTTGCGCTGTGGCAGCTGCCCGATCAGCAGTGGGCGCTCCTGTCGGGAACAAGTATCCTGTTCGTGGCGCTGTCGGCATTCTTTTCTCTCTATATCGGGTATACCCTTTTTTATTACTCGATTGCACGGATCGGTCCGGCAAAAGCGGGGGTGTATACCAATCTTACCCCGGTATTCACCCTGATTTTCGCGGCGCTGATTCGAAATGAGAAAATCTCGTTCCTTCAGGTCTTCGGTCTGTCAATTATTGTTATCGGGATAGGAATCACGAAAATCAGAAGAAGGGAAAAATCGCTTTAA